In the Paraflavitalea devenefica genome, one interval contains:
- a CDS encoding SusC/RagA family TonB-linked outer membrane protein — protein MRQFSTCLRVRYLSLIFLFLYSAGNALAQAPAKVTGTVVDAKGAALPGVAVTIKHNATAGTTTGENGTYAITAPDTATLLFSFVGFTTKEIKIGGRKIINITLESKNDSLGEVVVVAYGTQKKESMVSAITTISPKEIKGPTSNLTTMLAGRISGLISYQRSGEPGADNASFFIRGITTFGSGKLDPLILIDGMESSATTLARLQPDDITGFSVLKDAAASSLYGARGANGVILVTTKSGKVGETKLSARFENSISSNTQNFRLADNITYMQLANEAALTRNPLAPLPYSQNKIDHTIAGDNPFLYPNNDWMGSLIRDYTSNQRINLNISGGVNRAQYYIAATANQDNGILKSQPGNNVNNNIKLRSYQVRANINVRLTNTTEGIFRISGDFDDYNGPIGGGGTVFNSVLNANPVLFPAAYPAAALPSAKHPLFGNAPRGSNGDVYTNPLASMVSGFQQYSTSTLNLQLELKQDLRFITEGLSARAMVFTKRYSYFDLSRQYNPYYYAASPSLTDGKGYVLTLLNAANATEYLNYREGGKVTNTATYGELAVNYNRVFNKVHSIGGLLIGIQRNYLTGNAGDLQASLPFRNQGLSGRFTYGYDNRYLLEANFGYNGSERFAKNNRFGFFPSIGLAWNVNNERFFESLSGSITRLKLRATYGLVGNDQIGNASDRFFYLSNVNLSDGNYGAYFGENFNYYKPGITISRYANTDITWEKSKKVNIGLDLGLWNALNITLDAYYERRSNILMQRAYIASTMGLTAPVSANVGVASGRGIDVAVDYNKTFGAAWLQARGTFTYAASELLVNEEPSYPANMQYLSRVGHSLAEAYGLIAERLFIDDEDVQNSPRQNFGEVRGGDIKYKDLNGDGQITDLDMVNGLGYPTVPEIIYGFGFSFGYKNFDISTFFQGSARSSIFVDPSAISPFVANGASQHGLLSVIANDHWSEDNRNLYAFWPRLGLSQNENNNKPSNWWMRNGAFLRMKTAEIGYNVKEKALKKYRIAGLRLYANGTNLFLISAFKLWDPEQGGNGLGYPVQRVFNIGINVQL, from the coding sequence ATGCGCCAATTCTCCACCTGTCTGCGGGTACGATACCTCAGCTTGATCTTCCTTTTCCTGTATTCGGCCGGCAATGCCCTTGCCCAGGCGCCTGCAAAAGTGACCGGCACTGTCGTAGATGCCAAGGGCGCTGCCTTGCCCGGCGTAGCGGTGACCATCAAACACAACGCTACTGCTGGTACTACTACCGGGGAAAATGGGACCTATGCCATCACCGCCCCCGACACGGCCACACTCCTGTTTTCCTTTGTAGGCTTTACAACAAAGGAAATAAAAATTGGAGGCCGTAAGATCATCAACATTACCTTGGAGAGTAAGAACGATTCCCTCGGTGAAGTCGTAGTGGTAGCCTATGGTACACAGAAAAAGGAAAGCATGGTCAGCGCCATCACCACCATATCGCCCAAAGAGATCAAAGGCCCCACCAGCAACCTCACCACCATGCTGGCCGGCCGTATCTCCGGCCTGATCTCCTACCAGCGCAGTGGAGAGCCCGGGGCCGACAATGCCTCCTTCTTTATCCGCGGCATCACCACCTTTGGTTCAGGCAAATTGGACCCGCTCATCCTCATTGATGGTATGGAATCCAGCGCCACCACACTGGCCCGCCTGCAGCCCGATGACATTACCGGCTTCTCCGTCTTAAAAGATGCGGCGGCTTCCTCCCTCTATGGGGCGCGGGGAGCCAATGGCGTTATACTCGTCACCACTAAATCAGGTAAAGTAGGGGAGACAAAACTCAGTGCCCGCTTTGAAAACTCCATATCCTCCAATACACAGAACTTCCGCCTCGCCGATAACATCACCTACATGCAATTGGCCAATGAGGCCGCTTTAACCCGTAATCCGCTCGCGCCATTACCGTATAGCCAGAATAAAATTGACCATACCATCGCCGGCGATAATCCTTTTCTCTATCCCAACAATGATTGGATGGGTAGCCTCATCAGGGACTACACCAGCAACCAGCGCATCAACCTCAACATCAGCGGAGGGGTCAACAGGGCGCAATACTATATTGCTGCCACAGCCAACCAGGACAATGGCATACTCAAATCACAACCAGGCAACAATGTTAACAACAACATCAAGCTCAGGAGTTACCAGGTACGCGCCAACATCAACGTCAGGTTAACCAACACCACCGAAGGTATTTTCAGGATATCGGGCGATTTTGATGATTACAATGGTCCCATAGGTGGAGGCGGCACTGTATTCAACAGCGTATTAAATGCCAATCCCGTACTGTTCCCCGCGGCTTATCCGGCTGCTGCGCTGCCTTCTGCAAAACATCCCTTATTTGGCAATGCGCCGCGCGGGTCAAACGGGGACGTATATACCAATCCGCTGGCTTCCATGGTATCCGGCTTCCAGCAGTACAGCACCTCTACCCTCAACCTCCAGTTGGAATTGAAGCAGGATCTCCGGTTCATTACCGAAGGTCTCTCGGCACGGGCCATGGTATTTACCAAACGCTATTCATACTTCGACCTCAGCCGCCAGTACAATCCGTACTACTATGCGGCCAGCCCTTCGCTCACCGATGGCAAAGGCTACGTGCTCACGCTCTTAAATGCGGCCAACGCTACTGAATACCTCAACTACAGGGAAGGCGGAAAAGTCACCAATACCGCTACCTACGGTGAACTGGCAGTGAACTACAACCGTGTTTTCAACAAAGTGCACAGCATCGGCGGTCTGCTCATTGGCATACAAAGGAACTACCTCACCGGTAATGCCGGTGATCTCCAGGCGTCACTTCCTTTCAGGAACCAGGGCTTGTCGGGCCGGTTCACCTATGGTTATGACAACCGCTACCTGCTCGAAGCAAACTTTGGCTACAACGGCTCAGAACGCTTTGCCAAAAACAACCGCTTCGGTTTCTTCCCTTCCATAGGCCTCGCGTGGAACGTGAACAACGAGCGTTTCTTTGAGTCCTTATCAGGCTCCATCACCAGGCTCAAACTGCGCGCTACCTACGGCCTGGTGGGCAATGACCAGATCGGTAATGCAAGCGACAGGTTCTTCTACCTGTCCAACGTAAACCTGTCGGATGGGAACTACGGGGCCTACTTTGGCGAGAACTTCAACTACTACAAACCGGGGATCACCATTTCAAGATATGCCAACACCGACATCACCTGGGAAAAATCGAAAAAGGTGAACATTGGATTAGACCTTGGCTTATGGAATGCCCTCAACATAACCCTCGATGCCTACTATGAGCGCCGCAGCAACATCCTCATGCAACGGGCATACATAGCTTCCACCATGGGGCTCACAGCGCCGGTCAGCGCCAATGTGGGCGTGGCATCTGGCAGGGGGATAGATGTGGCGGTGGATTACAACAAAACATTTGGCGCTGCCTGGCTGCAGGCAAGAGGCACCTTCACCTATGCGGCCAGTGAACTCCTCGTTAATGAAGAGCCCAGCTACCCGGCCAACATGCAATACCTCTCGCGGGTAGGCCACTCATTGGCTGAAGCCTATGGCCTCATAGCAGAACGGCTCTTTATAGATGACGAAGATGTGCAGAACTCCCCCAGGCAAAACTTCGGAGAGGTCAGGGGAGGTGATATCAAATACAAAGACCTGAATGGCGACGGCCAGATCACAGACCTCGATATGGTCAACGGACTGGGCTATCCCACCGTGCCGGAGATCATCTATGGCTTTGGTTTTTCTTTCGGGTACAAAAACTTCGACATCAGCACCTTCTTCCAGGGCTCTGCCAGGTCGTCTATCTTCGTTGATCCGTCGGCCATATCGCCCTTCGTGGCCAATGGGGCCAGTCAGCACGGTTTGCTCAGCGTCATCGCCAACGACCACTGGTCCGAAGACAACCGCAACCTCTACGCCTTCTGGCCACGGCTGGGCCTTTCACAAAACGAGAACAACAACAAACCCTCCAACTGGTGGATGCGCAACGGTGCTTTCCTGCGCATGAAGACCGCGGAGATCGGGTACAACGTCAAAGAAAAAGCCCTGAAAAAATACCGCATAGCAGGCTTGAGGTTATATGCCAACGGCACCAACCTCTTTTTGATCAGCGCTTTCAAGCTCTGGGACCCCGAACAGGGTGGTAACGGACTGGGCTATCCCGTGCAGCGCGTATTTAACATCGGGATCAACGTTCAATTGTAA
- a CDS encoding DsbA family oxidoreductase translates to MENNMKVEIWSDVMCPFCYIGKRKFEAALAQFSHKDKVELVWKSFQLAPELKTQTDKNVHQFLSEHKGMSVEQAKGMNDYVTQLASQVGLVYNFDTSIVANSLNAHRFTHFAKGYNKQNEAEEALFRSYFTDGKNIDDYETLVALGKEIGLDTVALQAALENGSYTDDVQADIDEAGQIGVRGVPFFVFNRRYAVSGAQEVKAFLETLEKSFDEWRATHPEIHLEVAEGQSCQADGRCD, encoded by the coding sequence ATGGAAAACAATATGAAGGTTGAAATATGGAGTGACGTAATGTGCCCTTTCTGTTATATCGGCAAACGGAAATTTGAGGCTGCCTTAGCTCAATTCTCCCATAAGGACAAGGTAGAACTGGTATGGAAAAGTTTTCAACTTGCACCGGAATTGAAAACACAAACCGATAAAAATGTACATCAATTTCTATCAGAACATAAAGGCATGAGCGTGGAGCAGGCGAAAGGCATGAATGACTACGTAACCCAACTGGCCAGTCAGGTGGGCCTGGTTTATAATTTTGATACATCCATTGTAGCTAATTCGCTGAACGCGCATCGCTTCACTCATTTTGCAAAAGGATATAATAAACAAAACGAAGCGGAAGAAGCCCTGTTCCGATCTTATTTTACCGATGGAAAGAATATAGATGATTATGAAACACTTGTTGCACTGGGAAAGGAAATCGGTTTAGATACGGTGGCTTTACAAGCAGCATTGGAAAACGGAAGTTATACTGACGATGTGCAGGCAGATATTGATGAAGCCGGGCAAATAGGTGTACGTGGCGTACCCTTTTTTGTATTCAACAGGCGATATGCTGTATCAGGCGCCCAGGAGGTCAAGGCGTTTCTGGAAACACTTGAAAAATCGTTCGATGAATGGCGGGCAACTCATCCTGAAATACACCTGGAAGTAGCGGAAGGGCAAAGCTGCCAGGCCGATGGAAGATGCGATTAA
- a CDS encoding SRPBCC family protein, which produces MATKDFTTTFVVDQTPEQVFNAINNVRGWWSEEVEGSTDKLNAEFNYHYKDVHVSKMKITELIPGKKVAWLVLENYFDFTKDKNEWKDNKIIFDITQKGNQTQLQFTQVGLVPAYECYDICRDAWTNYINNSLRSLITTSKGQPNPKEGGFNEQLIQQHNKQ; this is translated from the coding sequence ATGGCAACAAAAGATTTTACCACTACGTTCGTAGTCGACCAAACACCCGAACAAGTATTCAATGCTATCAACAATGTGCGTGGTTGGTGGTCCGAAGAAGTCGAAGGCAGTACCGATAAGCTCAATGCGGAATTCAACTACCATTACAAAGACGTGCACGTCAGCAAAATGAAAATAACAGAACTCATTCCTGGTAAAAAAGTCGCCTGGCTGGTTCTGGAAAACTATTTCGACTTTACCAAAGACAAGAATGAATGGAAAGACAACAAAATCATCTTTGACATCACGCAAAAGGGTAATCAAACACAATTGCAGTTCACGCAAGTGGGTTTGGTGCCTGCGTATGAATGCTATGACATCTGCCGCGATGCATGGACCAACTACATCAACAACAGTCTGCGCAGCCTCATCACTACAAGTAAAGGCCAGCCGAACCCGAAAGAAGGCGGCTTCAATGAGCAGCTAATTCAGCAACATAACAAACAATAA
- a CDS encoding DUF5000 domain-containing lipoprotein — translation MKRIHILFFITLLILSACKQDVLGPAEKDNVAPGQVTNLAVVNLNGAAKISYELPADRDLLYVKALYTTKQGVKETKVSRFNSSLTVEGFGDTAAYQVSLYAVDKSENASAPVQVTVHPLTPAVKLVRDSLELSPDFGGVNVKFTNHTEESLAIIVLANDSLGQFSPIYTHYTNLRKGDFSVRNRPSVPTQFGVYVRDRWGNLSDTLIVTLTPLFEELLDRTKMKGVVLPTDAPLGHGGSIAGIFDGNTTGGHYHSSDAARMPQWFTFDMGVTAKLSRLTWFMRPGYFYSLHNPRVIEIWGSNNPSPDGSFDASWTLLTAYTQIKPSGLPEGQLSQADTDAALAGETLVFPLDIPKVRYIRFKTLKNWSNGTYVNFYELMLWGDTH, via the coding sequence ATGAAACGAATACACATACTTTTCTTCATAACGCTGCTCATCCTCAGCGCCTGCAAGCAGGATGTGCTCGGCCCTGCTGAAAAAGACAACGTGGCGCCCGGACAGGTAACCAACCTGGCCGTAGTAAACCTCAACGGTGCAGCCAAAATAAGTTACGAATTGCCGGCCGACCGCGACCTCTTATACGTAAAAGCGCTCTATACAACTAAGCAAGGTGTAAAGGAAACCAAAGTAAGCCGGTTCAACAGCAGTCTCACCGTAGAAGGCTTTGGCGATACTGCCGCTTACCAGGTAAGCCTCTACGCAGTAGATAAAAGTGAGAACGCTTCAGCGCCGGTACAGGTAACCGTACACCCTTTAACGCCTGCTGTTAAACTGGTGCGCGATAGCCTGGAGCTAAGTCCCGATTTTGGCGGTGTCAACGTCAAATTCACCAACCATACAGAGGAAAGCCTCGCAATAATAGTGCTGGCCAATGATTCACTGGGCCAGTTCTCCCCCATATACACGCATTATACCAACCTGCGCAAAGGCGATTTCTCTGTCAGGAACAGGCCATCCGTACCTACGCAGTTCGGTGTATACGTACGGGATAGATGGGGCAACCTGTCCGATACGCTCATCGTAACGCTGACGCCCTTATTTGAGGAATTGCTCGACCGCACAAAAATGAAAGGTGTGGTATTGCCAACAGATGCGCCATTGGGACATGGCGGGAGCATCGCCGGTATCTTTGACGGCAATACAACCGGGGGGCATTACCATTCCAGTGACGCAGCCCGGATGCCGCAATGGTTCACCTTCGACATGGGTGTCACCGCCAAACTAAGCCGCCTCACCTGGTTCATGCGCCCCGGGTACTTCTATTCGCTGCACAATCCCCGCGTCATAGAAATATGGGGTTCCAACAATCCCAGCCCCGACGGAAGCTTCGATGCAAGCTGGACATTGCTCACAGCTTATACGCAGATCAAGCCCTCCGGTTTACCGGAAGGACAACTATCGCAGGCAGATACAGACGCGGCGCTGGCAGGAGAAACCCTGGTCTTCCCTTTAGATATACCCAAAGTTCGCTATATACGCTTCAAGACCCTCAAAAACTGGTCAAATGGTACCTATGTTAACTTCTATGAACTCATGTTGTGGGGAGATACCCATTAA
- a CDS encoding VOC family protein, which produces MTSHQKSPGRLTTIAPFLVVKNGARAVEFYTTGLGAATVERYEGPDGKLSAKLAIEDAVFFVGDEEPAFNNLSPESIGGSPVRIVLVVSDPDAVFNRALEAGATQVCPVTTEEDWRIGKLVDPFGHIWEIGHPLDEA; this is translated from the coding sequence ATGACCAGTCATCAAAAGAGCCCCGGCAGGCTGACTACGATTGCTCCTTTTTTGGTCGTTAAGAATGGCGCCAGGGCGGTTGAATTTTATACCACCGGGCTCGGCGCTGCTACAGTAGAACGGTACGAAGGGCCTGATGGTAAGTTGTCGGCGAAGCTTGCCATTGAAGACGCCGTGTTTTTTGTTGGTGACGAAGAGCCGGCATTTAATAATCTAAGTCCCGAAAGTATTGGCGGAAGCCCGGTTCGCATTGTCCTTGTGGTTAGTGATCCGGACGCTGTTTTCAACCGGGCCCTGGAAGCCGGCGCTACGCAGGTATGCCCCGTCACGACAGAAGAAGACTGGCGAATCGGAAAGCTGGTGGACCCGTTCGGGCATATTTGGGAGATAGGTCATCCTCTGGATGAAGCGTAG
- a CDS encoding RagB/SusD family nutrient uptake outer membrane protein: protein MKTITFPLLIITGILAIQACKKGYLDIVPDNVATIDNAFANSIEAEKYLYTCYTYLPQEGHPDKNPAFSGGDEAWTYWPMTEDYFFLDPYNIARGNQNRSNPYMDYWHGFDNKTLWQGIRTCNIFLENIDKVADLQPYIKERWIAEAKFLKAYYHWYLFRMYGPIPVVDKNLPVTAAPEDIKVYRQPVDSVINYIANLLEESAAGDDNTGLPMTITSTSTELGRVTKVAALSIRARVLVTAASPLFNGNTDFTGLKANNGVALFNTQYDPYKWGRAAEACKKAIDMASAVGIKLYYFNDALYAVDPATKVEMNIRNAVCEKWNSELIWGSTASGNPTYWIQLFAIPQLDPNNLNLNLKGKLAPPLKMAELFYTKNGVPIEEDKTWNYADRFKLRTVTSLDTGMQVGYQTVGLHFDRERRFYADMAFDGSKWFMKNGNYNIQSKSEQHTGKKQSRLYSVTGYYTKKLVNWNLVFTANSTTVESYPWPVMRLADLYLLYAEALNESGDPSTALSYLNQIRARAGLSSVENAWSAWSTKPGKYTTVEGLRDIIRQERLIEMAFEGSRFWDLRRWKTAPQVFSAPIYGWDILQTTYADYNRKVLLYTPRFVAPRDYFWPIREYNLQINPNLVQNTGW, encoded by the coding sequence ATGAAGACGATTACTTTCCCCCTACTTATAATAACAGGTATCCTTGCCATACAGGCATGCAAAAAAGGATACCTCGACATAGTGCCGGATAACGTGGCCACCATTGACAATGCTTTTGCCAACAGCATCGAAGCAGAAAAATACCTATATACCTGTTACACCTACCTGCCGCAGGAAGGACATCCGGATAAAAACCCGGCCTTCAGCGGCGGTGATGAAGCCTGGACCTACTGGCCCATGACAGAAGATTACTTCTTCCTCGATCCCTACAACATAGCCCGGGGAAACCAGAACCGTTCCAATCCCTACATGGACTACTGGCATGGTTTTGACAACAAAACATTATGGCAGGGCATACGTACCTGCAACATATTCCTCGAAAACATAGATAAAGTAGCCGACCTCCAGCCCTACATCAAAGAGCGCTGGATAGCAGAAGCCAAATTCCTGAAAGCATACTATCACTGGTACCTCTTTCGTATGTACGGCCCCATCCCCGTTGTAGATAAAAACCTGCCGGTAACGGCAGCGCCGGAAGACATAAAAGTATACCGCCAGCCGGTCGATTCGGTGATCAACTACATCGCCAACCTGCTGGAGGAATCAGCAGCCGGTGACGACAACACCGGTTTACCCATGACCATTACCAGTACATCTACCGAACTGGGGCGGGTAACCAAAGTAGCGGCCTTGTCTATCCGTGCGCGGGTGCTGGTCACGGCGGCAAGCCCCTTGTTCAATGGCAATACCGACTTTACCGGTTTAAAGGCCAACAACGGTGTCGCCTTATTCAATACCCAATACGATCCCTACAAATGGGGCAGGGCGGCCGAAGCTTGTAAAAAGGCCATTGACATGGCCAGCGCTGTAGGTATTAAACTCTATTATTTCAACGATGCTTTGTACGCGGTAGACCCGGCCACCAAAGTGGAAATGAACATCCGCAATGCAGTATGCGAGAAATGGAACAGCGAACTAATATGGGGCTCTACCGCCAGTGGTAATCCCACCTATTGGATACAGTTATTTGCCATTCCTCAGCTCGATCCCAATAACCTGAACCTTAACCTCAAGGGGAAACTGGCCCCGCCCTTAAAAATGGCGGAACTCTTTTACACCAAAAACGGCGTACCGATCGAAGAAGATAAAACATGGAACTATGCCGACCGTTTTAAACTGCGCACTGTAACCAGCCTGGATACCGGTATGCAGGTGGGATACCAAACGGTAGGCCTGCATTTCGACAGGGAGCGGCGGTTCTATGCCGACATGGCCTTTGATGGATCGAAGTGGTTTATGAAAAACGGTAACTACAACATACAATCCAAATCCGAACAGCACACCGGTAAAAAACAAAGCCGTTTATATTCAGTAACCGGGTACTATACCAAAAAGCTGGTCAACTGGAACCTCGTTTTTACGGCCAACAGTACCACGGTGGAGTCCTATCCATGGCCCGTTATGCGCCTGGCCGATCTCTACCTGCTATATGCAGAAGCATTGAATGAATCGGGCGATCCGTCCACTGCCTTATCTTACCTCAATCAGATCAGGGCCAGGGCAGGTTTATCTTCCGTGGAAAACGCATGGTCTGCCTGGTCCACTAAACCTGGCAAATACACGACGGTAGAAGGCCTCCGCGACATCATACGCCAGGAACGCTTAATAGAAATGGCCTTTGAAGGAAGCCGCTTCTGGGATCTCCGCCGCTGGAAAACAGCGCCGCAGGTCTTCAGCGCGCCCATCTATGGTTGGGATATCTTGCAAACTACCTATGCAGACTATAACAGGAAAGTGTTACTCTATACCCCCCGGTTTGTAGCGCCAAGGGATTACTTCTGGCCCATCAGGGAGTATAACCTGCAGATCAATCCCAACCTCGTGCAAAATACAGGTTGGTAA
- a CDS encoding DUF4998 domain-containing protein gives MKTNINIALLILSILAAIGPACTKTRGDAYKDYLKGGEIVYPARVDSVIVQGGYKRIQLSVILGNDPLVNKVRIYWNNQADSVNVGVDHTKDTVPVIIPNLVEGNYNFTIFTFDSANNKSVVFNASGTVYGDSYASSLANRTIKSIVQSKNGLQIMLTWGEAAGGELGTEISYLGNDGTARQIIVPSTETVTTLPDYKELSKLTYRSLYKPDSTAFENFSPPMAEITLPAFERELDKAGFQLVVLPTDVQEGGYGWLQQYMWDEKYNPPGFATRNQVPCWFTVDVGQSAALSRFKVWQANDRLFQLESVKTFELYGSNNPDPDGSWTSWTKLGDYTSIKPSGLPVGQNSQTDIDYAKAGEEFTAPGGTPPYRYYRFKLLTNWGNRSFMTIEEFTFYTHDQ, from the coding sequence ATGAAAACAAACATAAACATTGCGCTGCTCATACTCTCCATCCTGGCCGCAATAGGGCCGGCATGTACCAAAACAAGGGGCGATGCTTACAAAGATTACCTGAAAGGCGGAGAGATCGTTTACCCGGCACGGGTGGATTCCGTCATTGTGCAGGGAGGTTACAAACGTATTCAACTGTCTGTTATACTGGGCAATGATCCCCTGGTGAACAAAGTACGGATATACTGGAACAACCAGGCCGATTCTGTGAACGTAGGAGTTGATCATACAAAAGATACCGTACCGGTAATCATTCCCAACCTGGTAGAAGGGAACTATAACTTTACGATATTTACTTTTGACAGTGCCAACAACAAATCAGTTGTCTTTAATGCATCTGGCACCGTCTATGGCGATAGCTACGCAAGCTCGCTCGCCAATCGTACCATCAAATCGATCGTACAGTCTAAGAACGGTTTACAGATCATGCTTACCTGGGGTGAAGCGGCCGGTGGAGAATTAGGGACAGAAATCAGCTACCTGGGCAACGACGGTACAGCCCGTCAGATCATTGTGCCGTCAACAGAAACAGTGACCACCTTGCCCGATTACAAAGAGCTAAGCAAACTGACCTATCGTTCTCTCTATAAACCCGACTCCACCGCCTTTGAGAACTTTTCCCCGCCCATGGCAGAGATCACCTTGCCGGCCTTTGAAAGGGAACTGGATAAAGCAGGGTTCCAACTCGTGGTATTGCCCACCGATGTACAGGAAGGAGGATATGGCTGGCTGCAACAATACATGTGGGATGAAAAATACAACCCGCCCGGTTTTGCCACACGCAACCAGGTACCTTGCTGGTTTACGGTGGATGTAGGTCAGTCAGCAGCGCTCAGCAGGTTCAAAGTATGGCAAGCCAATGACCGCTTATTCCAACTGGAAAGCGTAAAGACCTTTGAACTATATGGCAGCAACAACCCTGATCCTGATGGAAGCTGGACCAGTTGGACAAAATTAGGAGACTATACTTCCATCAAACCGTCCGGCCTGCCGGTAGGACAGAACAGCCAGACAGACATTGACTATGCAAAGGCAGGCGAAGAATTTACAGCGCCGGGAGGTACACCGCCATACAGGTACTATCGCTTCAAACTGCTCACCAACTGGGGCAACAGGAGCTTTATGACCATCGAAGAATTTACCTTTTATACACACGATCAATAA
- a CDS encoding winged helix-turn-helix transcriptional regulator, which yields MSRISKAEQVKNCPAEFVLAVNDTLNVLNGKWKLPIIVSLLLGKKRFKEMERMIPKINPRMLSKELKELEVNGIITRTVYNTLPLTIEYELTKSGTSLDGVMNAMIAWGLQHRKRVIGKNRKMAGSQQA from the coding sequence ATGAGCAGAATATCAAAAGCGGAGCAGGTAAAAAATTGTCCGGCAGAATTTGTATTAGCCGTAAACGACACCTTGAATGTATTAAATGGCAAATGGAAGCTGCCGATCATCGTCTCGTTGCTACTGGGTAAGAAACGGTTCAAAGAAATGGAAAGGATGATCCCAAAGATCAATCCCCGTATGCTTTCCAAAGAATTGAAAGAGTTGGAGGTAAACGGTATCATAACCCGTACTGTTTACAATACCTTGCCGCTTACAATAGAATATGAACTGACCAAATCAGGTACTTCGCTCGATGGAGTGATGAATGCCATGATAGCCTGGGGCTTGCAGCATCGTAAAAGGGTCATTGGCAAAAACCGGAAGATGGCCGGTAGCCAGCAGGCTTAA
- a CDS encoding SnoaL-like domain-containing protein gives MNKTTMTTQEVAARFNELAQQEKWFEIQDELFADNVRSVDPPHSPYFGYAEGKAPVRKKGEDWVKRVEAAHRLYTTEPIISGNHFAVGREVDITVQGLGRIQINEIMLYEVKDGRIVLEQFFY, from the coding sequence ATGAATAAAACAACAATGACCACGCAGGAAGTGGCAGCACGCTTCAACGAGCTGGCGCAACAGGAGAAATGGTTTGAAATACAGGACGAGCTCTTTGCAGATAATGTGCGGAGCGTAGACCCTCCCCATTCTCCTTATTTTGGGTATGCAGAAGGCAAAGCACCCGTTCGCAAAAAAGGGGAAGACTGGGTGAAAAGAGTTGAAGCGGCCCACAGGCTTTATACTACCGAACCCATTATAAGCGGCAATCACTTCGCAGTAGGAAGGGAAGTGGATATCACGGTGCAAGGACTTGGCAGAATACAGATCAACGAAATAATGCTCTACGAAGTAAAAGACGGCCGGATTGTCTTAGAGCAGTTCTTTTATTAA
- a CDS encoding SDR family oxidoreductase → MILVTGATGHLGTATIEHLLKNTKADKVIALARNEEKATALRDKGVEVRIGDFDDTASLDKAMQGIEKVLLISTIDHNHFQQHKNVVDAARKAGVRHIAYTSISMKDVNTSSIKDFMESHFRTEDYIRESGLAFTLLRNTLYTDVIPWYVGEHVFERGIYFPAGTGTVPFALRSEMGEAAANVLLQDGHENKTYSITGNNLYSFGDIASELSTLSGKTVAYTEANATDYVNQLKQFGVPESFVFLLGGFGADIKDKQFEIVSNDLENLLGRKPASLKEGLKAIYRL, encoded by the coding sequence ATGATTTTAGTAACCGGCGCTACGGGACATTTGGGAACAGCCACGATAGAACATTTGCTTAAAAATACAAAAGCAGACAAGGTTATTGCCCTTGCCAGGAACGAAGAAAAAGCAACAGCTTTACGGGATAAAGGCGTTGAAGTCAGGATAGGTGACTTTGATGATACGGCCTCTCTTGACAAGGCCATGCAGGGCATAGAAAAAGTATTATTGATCTCCACCATAGATCATAACCACTTTCAACAGCACAAGAATGTGGTGGATGCGGCCCGGAAAGCAGGCGTACGCCATATTGCTTACACAAGCATATCTATGAAGGATGTGAACACATCGTCTATTAAAGACTTTATGGAGAGTCACTTTCGAACAGAAGATTATATCCGGGAAAGCGGACTGGCATTTACACTTTTACGTAATACGCTGTACACGGACGTTATACCCTGGTATGTGGGAGAGCATGTTTTTGAGCGAGGCATTTATTTCCCGGCCGGTACCGGCACTGTTCCCTTTGCCTTACGCAGCGAAATGGGCGAAGCTGCTGCCAATGTATTGCTCCAGGACGGACATGAAAACAAAACGTATTCGATTACCGGTAATAATCTGTATTCGTTTGGAGACATTGCCAGTGAGCTATCAACACTTTCCGGAAAAACAGTTGCCTATACCGAGGCCAATGCTACCGATTATGTAAATCAATTGAAGCAATTTGGGGTACCTGAGTCTTTTGTTTTCCTGTTGGGCGGTTTTGGCGCAGATATTAAAGACAAACAGTTTGAAATAGTGAGCAACGACCTGGAAAACCTGCTTGGCAGGAAGCCAGCTTCTCTTAAAGAGGGGCTGAAGGCTATTTATCGTTTGTAA